One Alcaligenes ammonioxydans DNA segment encodes these proteins:
- a CDS encoding DNA-binding protein, with the protein MSMEKALTQKYGPLLSLCELAQLLKRSKDGLRIALNGNNEFAQTWNSARVKVGRRIYFRAADIAQIIDNSSGGEHNE; encoded by the coding sequence GTGAGCATGGAAAAAGCCCTCACTCAAAAATACGGCCCTTTACTTTCGCTATGTGAATTGGCGCAGCTTCTAAAAAGAAGCAAAGATGGGCTTCGAATCGCCCTCAACGGAAATAATGAGTTTGCTCAAACATGGAACTCAGCCCGCGTGAAAGTAGGTAGACGAATATACTTTCGTGCTGCCGATATAGCTCAGATTATCGACAATTCAAGTGGTGGTGAGCATAATGAGTGA